A section of the Pirellulales bacterium genome encodes:
- a CDS encoding small basic protein, whose amino-acid sequence MTMDKSLQIRAGLVRSRSVLTRGERIARLQSSDRWQEGQSPLGLPKVRVYKISMKKKKKRKEEEEGEGTAVAEGAAAAPAKKGAAAPAKK is encoded by the coding sequence ATGACTATGGACAAGAGCTTGCAGATTCGTGCCGGGTTGGTGCGCTCGCGGAGCGTGCTGACCCGCGGCGAGCGGATCGCGCGGCTGCAATCGTCGGACCGTTGGCAAGAAGGCCAAAGCCCGCTGGGTCTGCCCAAAGTGCGGGTCTACAAGATCTCGATGAAGAAGAAAAAGAAGCGTAAGGAAGAAGAAGAGGGTGAAGGCACCGCGGTCGCCGAAGGCGCCGCTGCCGCGCCGGCCAAGAAAGGCGCCGCCGCGCCGGCCAAGAAGTGA
- the solA gene encoding N-methyl-L-tryptophan oxidase, protein MERYEAIVVGIGGVGSAVLCHLARRGVRVLGLDRFPPGHDRGSSHGSTRIIRQAYFEHADYVPLLLRAWELWSELAAEWGRPLLEEVGLLQIGPADGVVVPGVMESARRHGLDVEQVPPGEIVARWPGFHAHDGLLGAYERRAGYLRVEDGVRAHLAAALAAGAEVRCDRAVVAWRGEGPSVAVQTDREEIRADRLLITAGPWAGDLLADFAVRLTVLRKPVFWLATRDDAYLAQRGAPCFLYELPSGIFYGIPQTDERGVKVAEHSGGEPVDDPLRLDRALRADDHHRVTRFVAGYLPRATPEVRQHSVCMYTMTSDQHFIVDRHPSFPQVVLVAGLSGHGFKFAPVLGEIAADLALKGQTRHPIGFLRLDRFHA, encoded by the coding sequence ATGGAACGCTATGAGGCGATTGTCGTTGGCATAGGCGGCGTGGGCAGCGCCGTCCTTTGCCATCTGGCCCGCCGGGGCGTGCGCGTGCTGGGTCTCGATCGCTTTCCGCCGGGACACGATCGCGGCAGCTCGCACGGCTCGACCCGCATCATTCGGCAGGCTTATTTCGAGCACGCCGATTATGTTCCCTTGCTGCTTCGGGCATGGGAACTTTGGAGCGAACTCGCCGCCGAGTGGGGCCGGCCGCTGTTGGAAGAGGTCGGCCTGTTGCAGATCGGCCCCGCCGACGGCGTGGTCGTGCCGGGCGTGATGGAAAGCGCCCGCCGGCACGGCCTCGACGTCGAGCAAGTTCCGCCCGGCGAGATCGTGGCCCGCTGGCCGGGCTTTCACGCGCATGACGGACTGCTTGGCGCCTACGAGCGCCGCGCCGGTTATCTGCGCGTCGAAGACGGCGTGCGGGCCCACCTCGCCGCGGCCCTGGCGGCGGGCGCTGAGGTGCGGTGCGACCGCGCCGTGGTGGCCTGGCGCGGCGAGGGTCCGTCGGTCGCGGTGCAAACCGACCGCGAAGAGATTCGTGCCGACCGGCTGCTGATTACCGCGGGACCTTGGGCCGGCGATCTTTTGGCCGATTTCGCGGTCCGCTTGACGGTGTTGCGCAAACCGGTCTTTTGGCTGGCGACCCGCGACGACGCCTACCTTGCCCAACGTGGCGCACCGTGTTTCTTGTACGAGCTGCCCTCGGGAATCTTTTACGGCATTCCGCAGACCGACGAGCGTGGTGTGAAGGTGGCCGAGCACAGCGGTGGCGAGCCGGTCGACGATCCGCTTCGGCTCGATCGCGCGTTACGGGCAGACGACCACCACCGCGTGACCCGCTTCGTGGCCGGCTATCTGCCGCGGGCCACGCCGGAGGTGCGGCAGCATTCGGTCTGCATGTACACGATGACCTCGGACCAGCATTTCATTGTCGATCGGCACCCCAGCTTTCCGCAGGTGGTGCTGGTAGCGGGCCTTTCCGGGCACGGCTTCAAGTTTGCGCCGGTGTTGGGCGAGATTGCGGCCGACCTGGCCCTGAAGGGTCAAACGCGGCACCCGATCGGCTTTTTACGCTTGGACCGCTTTCACGCTTGA
- a CDS encoding tetratricopeptide repeat protein has translation MRFRKWSSVAALLAVLMWNMPQLAEAHGGGGGGGGGHGGGGFGGGGFGGGHGGFGGGFGGGHMGGFGGGHMGGFGGGHMGGMGGYGGGHYGGMGGMGGISGGHHAGMGGYGIGGHSGLGGYSGLGGHSGLGSPAIGGMHSGGIGHSGTLGGFSGVGGHHAGGLGTVNHNPSSFTGQHFNSGTAGSHVMSGYRGVGGTTFAGTHAQGLLSHQAGNLGGHSNFLQQHHVGGVGTGTGWGGHNATGGLTGTGGASGMHHGGMMGQHHGGMMGQHHGMNGNHNFNRGFFPFFGYPFFGFGYPFFGLGYGLYGLGYGYGGYGYGGYGYGGYGYGYNPNAYYYGPYGYGYGGYGYPYGYSQTAPTQPTQPAVKASDAEVFAQKGENDFKAGDYKSAVYAWKHALVDDPQNGVLIMMLAQGLFAMGNFNEAAGAVQQAMLLLPEDQWGVVVANYRELYGKIGDYTTQLRALEKAVKAAPDDAGTRFLLGYHYGFLGYPQQAVKQLDKTLKIQPDDQLAKKLRQQFQAKLPAGDNGQGGQGDGKKAQPFGNQADDKTADDAKKAADAKGA, from the coding sequence ATGCGTTTCCGCAAATGGTCGTCGGTGGCCGCTCTGTTGGCCGTGTTGATGTGGAACATGCCGCAACTTGCGGAGGCGCATGGTGGCGGCGGGGGTGGTGGAGGCGGCCACGGCGGCGGAGGCTTCGGAGGCGGAGGTTTTGGCGGGGGCCACGGAGGTTTTGGCGGCGGATTCGGCGGCGGGCACATGGGCGGATTCGGCGGCGGGCACATGGGAGGCTTCGGCGGAGGGCACATGGGCGGAATGGGTGGCTACGGCGGCGGACATTACGGCGGCATGGGCGGCATGGGCGGCATCAGCGGCGGCCATCACGCTGGCATGGGTGGCTATGGGATCGGCGGACATAGCGGACTGGGCGGTTACAGCGGCCTCGGCGGACATAGCGGCCTCGGCTCGCCTGCCATTGGCGGAATGCATAGTGGAGGCATCGGCCATAGTGGGACCCTGGGCGGATTCTCCGGCGTCGGCGGTCATCATGCCGGCGGTCTGGGCACCGTTAACCACAATCCCAGTTCATTTACCGGACAACATTTCAACAGCGGTACGGCGGGCAGCCACGTGATGAGCGGCTACCGCGGCGTCGGCGGAACGACGTTCGCCGGCACGCATGCCCAGGGCCTCTTGTCGCACCAGGCCGGCAACTTGGGCGGACATTCCAATTTCTTGCAGCAGCATCACGTCGGTGGCGTCGGCACGGGCACGGGCTGGGGCGGCCACAACGCGACGGGCGGCCTGACCGGCACCGGCGGTGCGTCGGGCATGCACCACGGCGGCATGATGGGCCAGCACCACGGCGGCATGATGGGCCAGCACCACGGCATGAACGGAAACCACAACTTCAACCGCGGCTTTTTTCCGTTCTTCGGCTATCCCTTTTTCGGCTTCGGTTATCCGTTCTTTGGACTCGGTTACGGCTTGTACGGCCTGGGCTATGGCTACGGCGGCTATGGGTACGGCGGCTATGGTTATGGCGGCTACGGCTATGGCTATAATCCCAACGCCTATTACTACGGTCCCTATGGCTACGGCTATGGCGGGTACGGCTATCCCTACGGCTATTCTCAGACCGCGCCCACTCAGCCAACTCAGCCCGCCGTGAAGGCCAGCGACGCCGAAGTGTTCGCTCAGAAGGGAGAGAACGACTTCAAAGCCGGTGACTACAAATCCGCCGTCTATGCCTGGAAGCACGCGCTGGTCGACGATCCGCAAAACGGCGTGCTGATCATGATGTTGGCGCAGGGTCTGTTCGCCATGGGCAACTTCAACGAAGCGGCCGGCGCGGTGCAGCAGGCCATGCTGCTCTTGCCCGAAGATCAGTGGGGGGTGGTCGTGGCGAACTACCGCGAGCTGTACGGCAAGATCGGCGACTACACGACGCAGTTGCGGGCCTTGGAAAAGGCCGTAAAAGCGGCTCCCGACGACGCCGGCACGCGCTTCTTGCTGGGCTATCACTACGGATTCCTGGGCTATCCGCAGCAGGCGGTGAAGCAACTCGACAAGACGCTTAAGATCCAGCCCGACGACCAGTTGGCCAAGAAGCTGCGCCAGCAGTTCCAAGCGAAGTTGCCGGCCGGCGACAACGGCCAGGGTGGGCAGGGCGACGGCAAGAAAGCTCAACCCTTCGGCAACCAGGCCGACGATAAGACGGCCGACGATGCAAAAAAAGCCGCCGATGCGAAAGGCGCCTAA